The following is a genomic window from Apodemus sylvaticus chromosome 10, mApoSyl1.1, whole genome shotgun sequence.
TCCTGCAAATACCTCCTCTCTTCCTGTGGgactctgggggtggggagaagcagTGGAAATGGGTCCTCCAGAATCTCTGCCCTGGGAATACAGGGGGAGGGTTTGTGGGATGACTCCTGCAGGGCCTGGGTCCTAGTTTCAAGACTCAGAACTATCTAGCATCTTCTGGTACATTTCTAATATGGATGGGCAGCTGTGAGGCTGGAGAACTCGATGAGTATGCCTCCATCCAAGAGTCCCCGGGGGAACATCAGCAGTTCCCATCACCTCTTCAAGGTCTTCCTAAATAATTCTCAGGCTGTGGCCAGTGGTTACCAGTGGGCCCAGATGTGGCTGAAGTAGAAGGGTTCTGGACGCCATGTTAGTCAAGTCCTTGTGGCCTGGGATGCTGATAAACCCGATGCCGTCTCCAGGAAGTTCATGGGTTAGTTGGCATGGACATCCTAGTGGCTTGGTGGTTGGACAGAGCCGGCTTCCTGTAAGACAGAGGTTCCACTGTGCATCCTCTTCTTCTCAATGCAGGGCATGTAGCATACTATAGTCCCCTTCTCCAAATCGAGAGGCTGGGGGTTGACTTTCAGTCCTTTGAAATCACAGGGTATTGATGTGATCAATAAGGGTAACAGCTTTGACTGAGGGAAGTGGATGACTCAGACAGCCTTCCTTCTCTACTTTGTACCCATCTACCCTGTGGTTTTCTTAATCCATTCACTTCTTTAGCGCccctgcaagtgtgtgtgcagaCTTACATgtggaaaaaggagaaggaggaagaagagactgaggaagaagCAGGGTCGTTACCTGTAGGATGCTTGCTGTCCTCATTCACGGATGAGGGAGACGGTCATGTCACCgctagggaaagagaagggggagggactGATGACCTGGGGTGCTTCGTGTTCTGAAGGCACAGACTAGACAGGACCAGAACCTGTAGGAATGGCGGCAACATGGCCACTGGGGACATATGGCCCAAGAACCCTTTGTGGCCCTTATACAAGGGGGAAAACAGTTCCCAAGTTAGGGCAGATTCAGAGCCACGACTCCACCCCCGGATCGGAGTCCTGAACAGATAGACCAGAGGCTCCAGAGTAACCATGTTGCTTTTGCCAAGTTATGGGTAGACAGGGTATAGAGGGGCCATGAAAGGTATTGGAGGAAGGGGAGGTTTCTCAGGAAGCAGGTGAGGTTCACGGTGACTGGAGAAGGTGGGAATCTAAGACCAGGACAATTCGTAGTGCATCCTTCACCATCATCCCAGGAAGTTGATGCACAGACGGACAGGGACTGCTCTTAGTCATGTGGCAGGCTAGTATTAGAACCAGCACCCTCTCTAGAAACACAGTGTGGCTCAAGGGGCCCACGGCCATTTCACCCTGACCCCAGGAGGCAGCTCACCTCTCTTCAGCCTGGATGGCTTTGTCCagcttttgagacagtttctgaaGATGCTGGATTCCAGCTCCCACAGGCTCTAGGTCGCTGTCAGACTCACTGAAAACAAGGAGATACCACAGCAGGGATTAGAAAGAGCCCTGAGCAGGACCCAGTTGACCCCGGGGGACTGGGACAGCTTCACTAGATCCTTACTTTGGGGTGTGACATGCAAGCCTGTGAGGCGGAGCAATGGGTGGTTATTTGACAGTTAGGTGAGGGCTGCTGCTGGCCTTGCACCTGTGCTTTGGTCTTCTAGATGTCTCCCATCTAGAAGGGAGTGATGCTCATCTCCTATTCCTTTTACAGCTAGGGAAGCTAAGGTTCAGAGAGACTTTTCCTCTCAGGTCCTGACCAGCTTTGGGGCAGACCTGGACTAGAACCAGGATGTGACAGGTCAGGGTGTTCTCATCCCAGGGAGTACTGAGGAGACTTGTGGGACAGAAAGGGACATCATGCTGGGCTCAGATGACTACTTgcctgggagagcagagaggtTCTGTGGAGGAACAGGGGCTCCGGAGGGTAGCCTCCCTCCTCAGCCGCTGACGGCGATGGGCATGTGGACCCATCTGGCCAGAGAGGCGAGGGTGTGCCCCGACTCTAGCATCTCGGTTGGCCTTACACAACCGAGTGTTCTTCTGGCTCAGACTGGGTGGTGGCGACCCTCTGTCTTTCTGGGCTCCTCGCTTCCTCCTCACTTTCACCTGTGTCTCCATCAGCCACTTGGTGCCACTTTGACAGGACTCCTGGATCCTCTGTGATGGGTTCGTGTGAGAAGGTTGGCACAGATAGGACCAAGGTAGGCTACCAGCCTccagccatccctccagcccagggCTTGTCCCACAAACACAGTCTACTGTTACTAAGCAGCAGCAACAGTACATCAAGAGCAAGAGCGTGACTCCCTGTGAGATGGTACTCTCCTGCGAGACCTTCTAGAGACCCAGTGTAGGAACTCAGCAGGTAGCAGCAAGACCACTGTATACCTGAGCCCTCACGCAGAGACCCacccagagaggggaggggctcaGGTGTCTGGATACCAGCTCATTTCTCATCCCCCCCTGGCctattccttctcctccctccttcatcCATCTCCGTCTAAGACGCGTCGATGACAGGTCTGATCACAACACTTAATTGCTCTGAGCCCTTCTATGACTCCCTGTAATCTATGGGGCTGAGTCCCAACCCTTGGATCTTTGACATGTGGTTGGATCAAACAGTTCTGCTAGATTGTTTTTGCCTTGGCAAACCACAACCCAGAAGTTGGAGCAAGACCCAAGATAAGTTTTCCTGAGTTGGGTGACCTTAGACAAGATGTCATATTTCATTGTTCTGAGCTATAGATGTTGAAAGCAATCTTAGGGCTCTTCCAAGTCAGAGTTAGACTTTGGCAAGGAGATCTCTCTGTGGAGTCGTCAGAAGCCTCTGTTCTCTCCCTACGCTGTCAGAATGCCAGCAAGATGCCAAGGAGGGccattcccccttctcttcttagAGGTCTGTTCATTCTCAAAGCTTCTGTCTTTGCCAGGGGACACCTGccacatctccagctccaggttTAAAGACCTATGTGGGGTCAACATGACAGCGTAACAGGTACAGCTTCTTGCCACCAAACCCGACAACTCGTTCGATCTCCAGAGCCCAATGGTGGAAGGGGAACCCTACTCCTGTCCATTTTTCTCTGACTGCCAGACAAGTACCACGGCATAAATGCCCTtcccataaataaatattaaaaaaagatatctGCCCAAAGgctcctggacataccacacacaaacaccaccccTCAGATCTGCCTTCTGAACCGCTCAGGAAGTTGTGCCCTTCTGCAAGCCCTGCTCCTCTGCCTTTTCCTATCAAATAGCTGACAGCCAAGGTGTGATAGTGTGACGGGGAGACTTTACGTGGGGGTCAGCACACAGGATCACCTCCCTCACTGTGCTGACTGCTTAGTCCTCACCCTGAGGCCTCACATCATCCCACTGGCCTCCGCCTACACGTGCCTCCCCTTTCCTGACTGACCTAGTCTGGAAGTCTTTATCCACTAAGCTTGGGGCTCGCGTCTCTTTACAGATAGCCATTTCCTGCAATTTCTCATCATAGGACCTAGCAAGCCACCTAGCACGGGGAGCACCAATCTCTTCCATGATCTTACTCACTCACTGATTTGTTGGGAAACTATGATGTGCCAGAAAACTGGGGCTCTGGGAAAATGACAAGAACCTAATCCAACCCCAAGACCCCACAGTCTATATTCCTGGGGCCTCCCTGAGGATAGAAACAGTCAACACCAAGGATGCGTCTGTAATCAGACAGCCAGTGGTGTCATTGTTACCTGGGACATGGCACCCAAGGCACTTTTGGCTGAGCGGGCTGCAGCCTGAAGACCTTGCTGCTCTGGCTCTGGACTTTGCAGGCGTTTCCAGGAGGGGCCATTACCGAGGTTCAGGCTGACTGATCTCAGGGGCAGCCTCCTTTGGAACTGTCTGCACAGGGAGCCCAAGGGACCGGTCTCCAGATGACACCCAGCAGAGCGGGTCACCTCCTTCTCTAGCTGTTCTTCCTTTAGGAGTGATCGTCTGCGCACGGAGGTCCTCATGCCCTGCCACTGAGACGCCATGTGCTCGGTCCAGTTTCCTCTGTCCGCTAGGTCCTGGAGAGGTCAAAAGGTCACCAAAGTACTTCCTGGCCCCATTCCAAGGCTTCGGGGACCCTGGGAACTGGGGAAGAGATGAAGTGGAACCTCTCGGGATAGGCCTGTTGGTCAATTGTGGATGCCAGAGAGATGACCATATCAGTCAAGATCAGCAGCTGCCCCAGTTGCAAGGCGGCAAGTTGTCCGTCTTTCCATCCCAGCCTATTCCCCATAGGCTAAGCGGAGCGGCACACAGGTCACGGAGCCTCAGCGCTTATGCAGGGCACCATCAGCAAGCTGTTTTGACAAAATTTCCTCTCCGGAGCAAACTTGGCTATCCAGCCAAGGCCTCGGATCCGATGGGGCGTTTGCAACTCTTAGACATTCCCTTTGTGTTGAGGGTCCTATCTAGAGCCCCTGACCCGTTTCCCATCCCGAGCGTCCCATGAGACCTCCCTCCCCAAGCCCCTCAGTGCCCCCGCGTGCTCACCTCCCGCTTGATATCGGGACCCGAAGATAGACACTCTCTCCTAGCCCACCGCAGCCGATTTGAAATTCCGCGCGGCTCCGCCCCGACCCGGCGCTTGCAGCCCATTGGCCCTATCAGCCATCCACCGCCGCCGCCCCTGGATTTCGATTGGTCCTTTTCTCTCGTGACTGTAAATCCTGCTTTGGGATTGGCCTGTCCACGCCCATACATCGTTCCTGGACCCCCAAGCCTAGCCTGCAGCCGAGGGTCCAGATTGTTATCTGACCGCTGTTACCATCCAGCCCCTCGTCCCTACATCCCGGCTGCTTGGTTCCGGGTGGCCGCGCCTCGTCCATCGTGCTCCCAGGCTCTTTCCCTCCAGCCTGCCGGTCAGGGTTTTATGCTGGATGCTGCGGGGGCTCAGGTCACCGCCACCCAGGGTACCGCTTtcagcccttccctccccccgcccccctcctcccgcccctcccccttccccccccgtccctcccccccttccccccgcCTAACTTCTCTCCCACGTCCAGTAGTTTTGTCAGAGCCACAGGCTGGGACAGCTGAGCTTTGCGTTCCCTGGGAAGTTTTGTTTCAAATTCCCCGCCTAATCCTCTTCCTTCCTGCGAGACGGCCCTGCCCCTGTCTGTTCCTCAAACCAACCACCCAGCTGGCACCCAAGAAAGCACGTCTCAGAGGAAGGGACCCTCTCCACCCGTTAGGTCAGTTCCTCTGCCGGGTCTTGCTCCAGGCATCTTTCAATCTTTCTTTCCccaagctaaaacaaaacaaaacaaaacaaaacaaaggcgaTGATGACAAACAACAACCCAGCCTGGATCACGTTCtcccatgcttttatttttatggttttgactttttaaaaaaaatatttttaattatgtgtctctgtgtatgtaagtgcctgcggggtggggtgggggggggacgcAGAAGGGGAAGTCagatcctggggggggggggggctggagttagaggtgattTGTGAGGCACCCCACGTGGGTCTGCAAAACCAAGCTTAagtccctctgcaagagcagtaggcTTTTAAGGGATGAGCTATCCCTCCTGCCCACCCCTGTTAAAAACAGGGCCTCCCATGTAGCTGGGAAGGGGCTCCACACTTCTGGCTCAGCCTTCCCAATATTGAGATCAATGGGTCCCGTGTGCTGCCACAATGGGACCTTCTTACCTGGTCCTCAAAGAagcttttctcttctccctcctctctcctcttctcagcCCGGAGCAAGACTCCTAGAGACTCTTCAGACCTCTTCCTGGTGTCAGGATTGTCTGACCCTCTCCTTAAACGTCAGTGTTCACCTCCCAACCCCCCTACCATGATGGCTGATTTGTATGTAGCACTTTCAAGCACTCCCTGTGTATTCCAGAGCCCATTTTATCCCCAGTGCTCTGCAGCGCTGTGAGGCAGCTGAAGTGTCTGAGGTGGCTGGACACTTCGCTCACTGCAGCAGTGTGAAGGATCCAAATGCTGTGTGTGCAGGAGCATCGTCTGTGTGACCAGGGTTGAGCCCCCTCACTGCTGCCCCTCAGACATTACACTCTCCCAGCCAGGATCTCTCTCCTGGCTCCTGAAGCCAGCACTCTTATGGGTCCTGTCACCCCCTGCTGGCTACTTCAAGCCAGCAGACCCAAGGTGAAGACGCTCTGGTTCTCTGCTCCCCCAAAGTCTCCCTGATCTCACAGTGGGAGCTTGGGAGTTATTAAAATCCGTGCGTTCTTCTTTCTTACACCCATGGGTCTCAAGTTCAGCGTGTGTGGAGAGATTAGTATTTCAAGATCAAATCTCCAATAATCCGTGAGAGACTTGCATGTTTATCTAAACACGAGACCCAGGCAATGAGCTGGCCAGGCAGAGGGGTATGTCTTTGTGactgtgtgcttgtgtttgtgttttgttttgtttttgcacagGGCATATCATATTTAAGGCCATTCTCtgagaaaaaccacacacacacacacacacacacacacacacacacacaaataaatcttccCAAATGTGTGATGAGCTCAGAGAAGCCTTAACAGAGGGGAAAGGCTGAGGTTGGCAAGCCTGTGAGGTTTGCTCTCCTTTGCTTGATGACGTTGACCGCCCCCCCCCTCTCCTCCGTGGTGGGATTGTTTACCAGGAATCATAAATGCTTGCTTCTTGACCTGTTTGTGTTAGACCACTTGTGTTTGTGAGCACAATCAGGAAATACGTGCAATGAATCaggg
Proteins encoded in this region:
- the Pimreg gene encoding protein PIMREG codes for the protein MYGRGQANPKAGFTVTREKDQSKSRGGGGGWLIGPMGCKRRVGAEPRGISNRLRWARRECLSSGPDIKREDLADRGNWTEHMASQWQGMRTSVRRRSLLKEEQLEKEVTRSAGCHLETGPLGSLCRQFQRRLPLRSVSLNLGNGPSWKRLQSPEPEQQGLQAAARSAKSALGAMSQRIQESCQSGTKWLMETQVKVRRKRGAQKDRGSPPPSLSQKNTRLCKANRDARVGAHPRLSGQMGPHAHRRQRLRREATLRSPCSSTEPLCSPSESDSDLEPVGAGIQHLQKLSQKLDKAIQAEESGDMTVSLIRE